In a single window of the Labrus mixtus chromosome 20, fLabMix1.1, whole genome shotgun sequence genome:
- the LOC132954567 gene encoding deoxyhypusine synthase-like — MAKHVHGIVGSIYRDTLPIPEETPKVKGYDFNQGVNHKALLQSYLNTGLQATNVGLAIQQINSMIERRLTPVKVKTGCVDEDPSTCPCLRSCTIFLGYTSNLISSGVRESIRYVVEHSMVDVIVTTAGGIEEDLIKCLGPVYVGDFCMSGKDLYKKGLNRNGNTLIPEENYIKFDNWMMPILRQMLLEQNTQGVRWTPSKVIHRLGKEINNPESVCYWAYKNNIPVFSPALTDGALGDMFFLFAEKNPGLIIDLVEDISKLNKLSLAANSSGIITLGGGVAKHHICNLTWRNGADFAVYVNTAQEYDGCDSGASPNEAVSWGKITAEAKPVKVFADASIIFPLLVAETFAVHADKMTN; from the exons atggCCAAACACGTCCACGGAATAGTTGGAAGTATCTACAGGGACACCCTCCCTATACCAGAGGAGACaccaaaggtcaaaggttatgACTTTAACCAGGGGGTGAACCACAAAGCGCTGCTGCAGTCGTACCTCAACACCGGCCTGCAGGCCACCAATGTGGGGCTGGCTATCCAGCAGATCAACAGCATG ATCGAGAGGCGATTAACACCTGTGAAGGTGAAGACAGGATGTGTGGACGAAGATCCATCGACCTGCCCCTGCCTCAGGAGCTGCACCATCTTCCTTGGCTACACCTCAAACCTCATCAGCAGCGGAGTCAGGGAGAGTATCCGCTACGTCGTGGAACACAGCATG gTGGATGTTATAGTGACCACAGCCGGCGGCATAGAGGAGGATCTGATCAAGTGTCTGGGTCCGGTTTATGTTGGAGACTTCTGCATGTCTGGAAAAGATCTGTACAAAAAAGGtctgaacag AAATGGAAACACTCTGATCCCGGAAGAAAACTACATAAAATTCGACAACTGGATGATGCCGATCTTGAGGCAGATGCTGCTGGAGCAGAacactcag ggtGTTCGCTGGACTCCATCGAAGGTGATTCATCGTTTGGGCAAAGAGATCAACAACCCTGAGTCTGTTTGTTACTGGGCCTACAAG AATAACATCCCGGTGTTCAGCCCCGCGCTGACAGACGGCGCCTTAGGAGACATGTTCTTCCTCTTCGCAGAGAAGAACCCCGGCTTGATCATAGACTTAGTCGAAG ATATTTCAAAGCTGAACAAACTCTCGCTGGCTGCCAACAGCTCGGGGATAATCACCCTGGGAGGAGGTGTAGCCAAACATCACATATGTAACCTTACATGG AGGAATGGAGCGGATTTTGCGGTGTACGTCAACACGGCTCAGGAGTACGACGGCTGTGACTCAGGAGCCAGCCCGAATGAGGCCGTGTCCTGGGGCAAGATCACAGCCGAAGCGAAACCTGTGAAG GTGTTTGCAGATGCTTCCATCATTTTTCCGTTACTGGTGGCCGAGACGTTTGCAGTTCACGCTGACAAGATGACAAATTGA
- the fbxw9 gene encoding F-box/WD repeat-containing protein 9: MSEVRMMDRSDPGTDCGQDQDGPPLPDQVTSQRGGASRPELPGLPPPVTPSSSDVSPSPSAEASGLLSLPWEMLTNIASHLPAQCVIDVLPKVCHALENVGKDSTAWQLRAARLIGSRAGFPVGPREDFDWPSACVEMEQLTTCWTGQAHLKAKQTQEGEGERQPQDVALNPQEDLAEPQNQENGRRIEIDEHQPPRSLSPPPELECIHLPSGHIAQVNSVLLMGEGTVLATGSRDRNVKLWDLQAGSGATLLHTLGGQGDFSTHRGWVWCLSALGHQLASGGFDSTVRLWDLQAGGAKMGLIRAGAAVLCLSYQADVLLAGTFDKRVNMYDPRAAQPLVKSICLHGNAVMCMAADDKYIIAGSKGCTVAVYDRRAGKELKKLKLSSYLQSMSYRGCEVWAGDNSGMIHAFSMQAGTLKPISKFDVGHRAMITGIHRSAGSLYTCSTDCTVKVHIPCVPPRTLCTQHHKAGVNGLSVEAGVLAVASGDMHVQIWRPRK; this comes from the exons atGTCTGAGGTCAGGATGATGGACCGGTCTGACCCAGGGACAGACTGTGGACAGGACCAGGACGGACCACCTCTTCCTGACCAGGTGACATCTCAGAGAGGTGGAGCCTCAAGACCTGAGCTGCCGGG TCTGCCTCCTCCTGttaccccctcctcctcagacgtgagcccctccccctctgccgAGGCCAGCGGCTTGCTGTCTTTACCCTGGGAGATGTTAACAAACATCGCCTCACACCTTCCTGCTCAATGTGTCATTGACGTGCTGCCAAAG GTCTGTCATGCGTTAGAGAATGTGGGAAAGGACAGCACAGCTTGGCAGCTCCGGGCAGCCAGACTAATAGGCTCCCGAGCTGGCTTTCCTGTAGGCCCGAGGGAGGACTTTGACTGGCCTTCTGCTTGTGTGGAGATGGAGCAGCTGACAACCTGCTGGACAGGACAAGCTCACCTTAAAGCCAAACAGACACAAGAGGGCGAGGGGGAGAGGCAGCCACAGGATGTCGCTCTAAATCCTCAGGAGGACCTGGCAGAGCCCCAGAATCAGGAAAACGGGAGACGGATAGAGATAGATGAACATCAACCACCCAGAAGTCTTAGCCCACCCCCAGAGCTGGAGTGCATCCATCTACCTTCAGGACACATCGCTCAGGTCAACTCAGTCCTCCTCATGGGTGAGGGGACCGTTTTGGCCACAGGCTCCAGAGACAGGAATGTGAAACTGTGGGATCTGCAGGCAGGATCCGGGGCCACACTGCTGCACACGCTGGGTGGGCAGGGTGACTTTAGCACCCATCGGGGCTGGGTGTGGTGTCTGTCAGCTCTTGGCCATCAGCTGGCCTCGGGGGGCTTCGACAGCACGGTGAGGCTGTGGGACCTGCAGGCAGGTGGAGCAAAGATGGGTCTGATCAGGGCCGGGGCGGCTGTCCTCTGTCTGTCCTATCAGGCCGACGTACTGCTCGCTGGTACATTTGACAAGAGGGTCAACATGTATGACCCCAGAG CTGCTCAACCCCTGGTGAAAAGCATCTGTCTCCATGGTAACGCTGTGATGTGCATGGCTGCTGATGACAAGTACATCATCGCTGGGAGTAAGGGCTGCACTGTGGCTGTGTATGACCGCAGGGCAGGCAAAGAGTTGAAGAAACTTAAG CTGAGCTCCTACCTGCAGTCCATGAGCTACCGTGGCTGTGAGGTGTGGGCGGGAGACAACAGCGGCATGATCCACGCCTTCTCCATGCAGGCGGGGACTTTAAAACCCATCTCCAAGTTTGATGTGGGACACAGAGCCATGATCACCGGCATCCACAGGTCCGCTGGAAGCCTCTACACCTGTTCAACGGATTGCACTGTTAAG gtgcatATCCCCTGTGTACCTCCGAGGACATTATGCACACAGCACCACAAAGCTGGAGTCAACGGG CTTAGTGTGGAGGCCGGTGTCCTCGCTGTGGCCTCAGGAGACATGCACGTGCAGATCTGGAGGCccagaaaataa